The window aggtggaggggaaagggaatgagAAGTGAGTgcaagagggaaaggaagaacCAGGAGAGAAGCTGCTAAAACTAGCTATCTAGAGATGAAGTGTTAGATAGATAGTACAAATCTCAATGACCTTTTTCATAAGTTGCAGCCTAGGGGCCAAATGGCACATTTAATTTAAGGTCTACCTAATACATCATGACTGTTAAATGACAATTTTTTGGGAATATAATGCCATCTTACTGCTCTAAACCCCACACAATCTCTAAATTTTCTAAGTGCAAGCACTTTATTGTAATTTGTCATTTAGTGAAAACTTTTGAAGTATGTGAAAGAACTCACACTGTAtgaaaacaaacctgattttgaTGTATTTCTTAGATACAAAGTACTGCTTGACAGTTCATCATTTCACAAGCCATGGAAGGAGTACATCTGTGACCAAAAAATGTGCTACCAGGGATGAATGCCGTTTTGTTGGCTGTCACCCACGCAGAGAGACAGGCCGTACAGTAAGCATCAGTTTTTGTAATGgtgaatgtttgttttaagaCATTCTAAATAAGGGTCGTGTTCAGCACTTGTTACTCAAATAACTACTGCTGGAGTGAATAACACCTGCCAAATGAGACTATCTAATGTTTGTCAGGGCTGGGTCATGGGCAGCCGGACCTTGTGGTCAGAGCTGGGGTTCACAGTCAGGAGCCAAGGGTTAGCTGGGTCAAGATACTGGGAGATCAGAGGCagaagacaaactggagatcagaaccacagGTCAGATGCCATGAGCCAAGCCAGGTCAGGGCACCAAGAAGTCAAGCCAggtgagcaggagcaggaggcACAAGGTATACAGTCCAGAGCATGGTGGATCCCAATTGGTTGGAGACCATCCTGTTGCTGGTTTAAGTAGGTTGGCTACCCTGACATGTCAGGGAtggagcctcaaactggggctgggcaTCCTGGGTCAGCAGATGTCAGCAGGCTGCCAAGTGGAAGACTGAAGTGTGGCTTCTCCTATAAATCCCATGGATCATGAAAATGTTTTAGTAATGGAAGTCAAAGTTCTAGAACAGGACTCAGATTAGCATCTCTTCCTATTTTTCTCTGAAGAAGTTAAGCTGTAGTTGCGAGGGAGGGTCACATTTTTGAGTCAAACTTAGCTCAATAACACCATTTGTTATGGTGATTATAACATCAAGCTACCTTGTAGAGGATCAGAGTTCCAATTCAAACTTGGCCATTCCTTTACTAGGTGGCAACTGGCTGTCTTGCTCATAAAAGGAGTAGTTTTCCTTTGGAGAGGATGCACCTCTTGTAGCTCTATAGTGACCTTTCTGGCTGGAGGCAGCCATGTTCAGCTTTATTCAGTCAGAAGGATAATTTCCCCAGTGTAAGTCATGGAAACAAAACAACACTAGATTTCGGCTTTAAACTTGCTATATTTCTTTGGGCAGCAGTGTCGAGAAAACACTGCTACATTAAGGGGCTGGTGTAAGTTAAAAGGACCTATGTCTTACAAACCACAAGGGACTGAAACAAAAGCTGTATACCATTGTCACATTCTAGGGTGTAATCCAGAAtagtaaggggttgtgtcactgcctgcccctCAACCTTGGGAGCCTCACAATGCTTGCTGTTGTAGTTCCAACCAGGGCTGCTCACAAACATActaacagcatgcaggtcacaccctgagtgtccgTGTACAgctacagccctggtccagcaactctgactccagcagcctatCAGCAACAccccagtcacactctggcttccgcCAGCCTCGGTGACGActtgcagggtgactccaacatGCTCCCAGTTCTAAACATTCCCCTCAACATGTTCTGCACTGTTCAGTCCTcttctggacagttcagatatcaAAGGTCCATTGCCCCGTCAAGGGTCAATATCCAACTTTAACTAGAGTTACCAAACACTCAGTTTAAACACACACTGGATTattttagataaaaataaaacaagtttatttaccgacaaagagagaggttttaagtgagtacaagtgtAATCTAttagtcagaaatggttacaagagaaacaaagaaaatgctCTCTAGTACCTAAAACgtaacaagctagacttggttcaagataaaatccttaccacatgttcccagcaacaggactaaccaaattctcaggtcaggattTCCCCCCAAAGTCAAGGGGCTGGTTCTTTTGTCATattaggggagagggagagaatttggggtgtttttgcccctcgtttttatagttcagtcaccttttgaaatacattttcctgagggttacccctagataaagttcattgCAGCTGTGAGAACAGAGACATGGAAtctcatggtgaaagaggttccatgttgttgtttgctaaaatgcagatcaatCTGTTCCTGGCCCCCTTcactgccaaagaatggccacttgaccagtgattgccaatcaactttgaCATCTGGCTAAAGGCATCAGCTTCTCGtttgtctttgagaaaccagTTTACCCCCCCCAACACTTGTTCAGTATACTTATCCAGTATACACACTGTAATCgtaatttcagcttatgttcataactgtTAATATGCATGTTGCACATAGGTTACACAAGAATATTGATCtgtttattagtttttaaattataccttacaaggcatattttgcacaaagattaATATAGtaatgtgtagggtgtgaatagaGAGGTACTTTTGGTCACAACCATTTGTAAGTGGAGAAAAATGTACTACAACATTTGTTGATATGTTTGATTAACAAGATACTAGACTTTAAAACTTATTACTACATTGCTTTTGTCCCATTTCAGTTATGACCTATTTTAGCATCTGATAAAGTACAAATTGCTAAAATTACAGATTATTACTTTATATAGATGGTATAAACCATTGACTTCTAGGCCAATGCACTGTGAAAAttaatatctttattttaaaaaatatagagtACAGTATAATGTTGAAGTGTTGTGTAGTAGTGTGTTATACATACTGACTGACATAAGCAACCTTTGCTATAACTCTTGCTTCTGAAAAGGAAGTATAGCAAATGTTCTAGGTAAAATGGTTAGAATGTATTATATCCTATATAATACAGAACTGGAAGGATATTTTTGAAATCAGTGTCATAGTAAAATCTTTTAGCAGGATTTGAATCATCTTAGTGTGTAAGATTTCAGATATCTTGAAGATAGCAGGCAATCTGTATGTTAAATATGAAAGGACATATATATGCTGCCTTTGATCTGAGCAcagactcccattgatgtcaatgagttTTGATGGATTGAGGGAAGTATATGGCCGTTAGGAGCTCCAGCCTGTTTTATGCTGCATTTTATCTTGTAAAATATACTAATGTTCCTTTGCATACAGTGCAAACTGCAGTGTGGAAATGGGTACACTCTGCATCTTCACACGCTCCAATAGGGAAATCAGTTTCAATATTTCCCCAAATAAACTAGTAAAGAAGATGATGAACATTAACAGTTGTTCTCTAGCACTGGAAATTTGACAGGAGATGCAAATGTAAAGATCAAAATACGAGATAATGCTGCATAAAAGCTTATGAGGGAAATTAAACATGATCATAgtctattttcattaaaaatgtgtgACAAGAAACATTCAAACCATGTTTGTGCTTAATACATAGGAAGGTGATAATTATGGGATGTTTTCCCTACTTCCTTATATGTTGGGAAATCTGTCAGACATAGCTAACGGTTAACTATCATCAGATCATGGTAACAGGAGTCCATTAATTACAATGCATGATAATGAGCTGTGAGAACAGTACCGTGCATGGTTTTGCAGATATAACTGGTAGTCCAACTCAGCTCACAGGCTACCAGACAGAAGTAATTAGTAttgctggttgggaattttctggcaaaatggtttggttttgttttttggctaaATGTTGATTTTGTGAAAACTGAAACTATTTGTGGGAAAGAGTCAGTTACAACAAATCtgatttcctaatttttttttgtgggtgcgAAATTGAAATGGTTGAaaggacttttcatttcaaaatactaGTTaatttatggttttattttttaaaaggtcaaaatctaaatgaaacattttgattgattgATCCCATTCCAAAAATTCTTTTGGATTTTAGGTTCACAAATTTTTTTGAGATGTTGACTTTTTGTCAAGATTCAGGGTggggaaaaaatttcaaaatctgaaaCTCTTGTGGGACAGGAAAATGGTTTCCTGCCCAGCAATGGtgattagctttttttttttagtaataacTAGGGTTGTTGATTGATCGCAGTTAAcacacgtgattaactcaaaaaaattaatcatgatttaaaaaattaaacacgaTTAATCATAGTTCTATTCGctctgttaagcaatagaataccaagtgaaatgtattaaatatttttggatgtttttctatatgttcaaaaatattgatttaaattacaacacagaatacaaagtttacagtgttccctttatattattatttttgattactaatatttgcactctaaaatgataaacaaaagaaagtatttttcagttcacctcatacaagtattgtagtgcagtctctttcttgtgaaagtgcaacttacaaatgtagggtttttttgttacataactgcactcaaaaaaaaacagtgtaaaactttagagcctacaagtccactcagtcctacttcttgttcagccaatcgcaaagacaaacaagcttatttacatttacaggacataatgctgcctgcttattatatacaatgtcacctgaaagtgagaacaggcattcgcatggcacttttgtagccggcattgcaaggtatttacatgccagatatgctaaactttcAGATGCCCCTTCACGCTTcggtcaccattccagaagacatgcatcaatgctgatgacactcattaaaaaaataatgtgttaattacatttgtgactgaactctttggagagaattgtatgtctcctgctctgttttacctgaattctgccattatttcatgttataacagtctcagatgatgacccagcacatgttgtttgttttaagaatactttaaccgcagatttgacaaaacgcaaaaaaggtatcaatgtgagatttctaaagatagctacagcactcaactcaaggtttaagaatttgaagtgccttccaaaatctgagagggacgaggtgtggagcacgctttcagaagtcttaaaagggCAACACTCCAATATGgcaactacagaacccgaaccaccaaaaaagaaaatgaaccttctgctggtggcatctgactcagatgatgaaaatgaacatgtgtcagtccgcactgctttggatcattattgagcagaacccatcatcagcatggatgcatatcctctggaataatggttgaagcatgaagggacatatgaatctttaggacattggcatgtaaatatcttgtgacactggctacaacagtttcatgtgaatgcctgttcaggtaacattgtaaacaagaagcaggcatcattatctcctgaaaatgtaaacaaacttgtttgactgagcaattggctgaacaagaagtaggactgagtggatttgtaggctgtaaagttttacattgttttatttttgaatgcaggtgttttttacataattctatgtttgtaaattcaactttcgtGATAGAGATTTCACTGCAGTACTtgcaatgggggaattgaaaaataatcttttgtttttacagtaaaaatatttgtaaacaaaaataaatataaactgagcactgtacagtttgtattctgtgttgtaaatgaaatcaatatatttgaaaatgtaaaaaacaaccaaaaatatttaaataaatggtattctattttttaacagcgtgtttaatcatgattaattgcgattaatttttttaattgcttgacagccctagtaataacTCTTGCAATTGAAAGCATATACACTATAAACTTCTGCTGCAGCCACTCCTGCCTACCAATCTCCTTTTTATTAACAGGAATGCGTTTCTTGCTGTGAAGGGATGATCTGCAACATAGAAATACCAACCAATCACACAAATGCAGTGTTTTCAGTAATGCATGCTCTGAGGACATCAGATGGCAGCAGGAGGACAATTAGCATTCCAGTACTTGCATCAGTCATAACAATTATGTTGTTATGATGCAGCTTTCCATGTGCCAAATGTGATTCAGAAGGATAAACTTTCA of the Dermochelys coriacea isolate rDerCor1 chromosome 11, rDerCor1.pri.v4, whole genome shotgun sequence genome contains:
- the LYPD6B gene encoding ly6/PLAUR domain-containing protein 6B isoform X2; the encoded protein is MLLFYHMLALASLQIFILSGNWALAKNINFYNVRPPLDPTPFPNSFKCFTCANAVDNYNCNRWAEDKWCPENTKYCLTVHHFTSHGRSTSVTKKCATRDECRFVGCHPRRETGRTECVSCCEGMICNIEIPTNHTNAVFSVMHALRTSDGSRRTISIPVLASVITIMLL